The DNA sequence GGAATTGGGGATGGAGAtgtttttctttggttttgaccGAGCTATTAGTCAAGTTGCTGTCTTGGTTCCTGAGTTCGATTGTGCTCGGCTGGATGTGACAAGGTGGTCATTTATGGGAAGCTTGTGGTAGATGGGACGGTGGAAGATCATGACGAGAATGCCCCATCTTCTTAATTTTCATAGTGTTTTGTTGTATATTTGTCTGTATTTGGTTTGTTTTGGTAGACTTTTGGTGATACTTGGTTTGTTTTGGCCGAGTTGTGATTGGCCTTGActttgaatatttttatatgtatgcAAGCATGAATTGTTTGGATAAATGCTCTTTAAGTAGCGTTGAAAAAAGTAGAAATAGATCGGTATCTATAACTTATTGTTTGTATTGGATGATATCAATTTTTGGGCGTCCGACCTCATTAAAACCTTCCTTAGGTAAAACCCTTATATATGAGAAAAAACCTCTAAGGCGGAAATAAAGTGCCTTCATTCGCGGATTTGTACTAATTATGATATATAGATTTTCAAAGAAGATACGTTCCAGTTTCCTGATACTGGTTCGCCGTGTAGTGTTTGGAGCTGGTAAGCCCCCAGGCCGAGTACCTTTGCTACCCGGAATGGTCCTTCCCAGTTTGCGGCGAGCTTTTCGTGGGAAGGAGGTCGCCTTGCTTcctctgtttttctgaggactAGGTCTCCTTCACTAAATATCCTCGGCATTACTCTTGTGTTGTGCTTTCTCTCAGCCAACTACTTTTTAGCTCTTTGCTTGATGGCGGCAATATCATTGTCTTCTTCGGTCAGATCAAGCTCGGCATTTCTTGCATTTACATTATGTTGTTCATTGTTTAGCTCGGTTCTCAGCGTAGGAATGCCAACCTCAATAGGGATTAGTGCTTCTGACCCATAGACTAGTTTGAAGGGTGTCTCGCCCGTGGTGGATTGTATCGTTGTGTTGTAGCTCCATAATATTTCTGGGATTAGCTCCCCCCATTCTCCTTTCGCGTTATTGAGCTTTTTCTTTATTGCCTGCAATATAACTCGGTTAGCAGCTTCGGCCTacccattggtttgtgggtgttCGACCGAGCTAAAATGATGCTTTATGTTAAAATTTCTTAGAAATGATGCGAGTTTGTTATCTGTAAATTGTCTTCCATTATCTGATATTATTTCCTTTGGTATTCCAAATCGGCATATGATGTTTTTCCATATGAAAGATCGTACCTTTTCAGCAGTTATCCTTGCTAATGGCTGTGCTTCTATCCATTTTGAGAAATAGTCTATTGATACTAAAAGAAATTTTACTTAGCCTGGCACTACTGAAAATGGGCCGAGGATATCGAGTCCCCATCTGTGGAAGGGCCAGCTTACCTCCATGCTATGTAATACTTCGGCCGGCTTCATAGAGATGGCGGCATGTTTCTAGCAGTTGTCACATGTTTTGACCTTTATTATGCAATCCCTCTTCATGGTCGGCCAATAGTATCCTGTACAGATGATCTTTGCTGCGAGAGCTCGTCCTCCGATGTGGTTTTTACATACACCCTTATGGATTTCGTTCATTACGTCTTTTGCTTCATCGTCATTGAGTTATTTTAGCAATGGTTGTGAGAAGATGCGCTTATATAGTTCCCATGCTATGTTTGTGTAGAGACTTGCTCTTCGTCTGAAATGTTGAGTGTTAAGTTCGTTTCTGGGTATGATCCCTACACTGATGTATTCAAGGAAAGGTGTTCTCCAATGGTGGAGATGGTTAATGCTTGTTATGGATAATAGTTCAATGCTAGGTTTTTTTAGTGTAAGTTGTGATAATGTCGATGTTTGTGTATCCGCCCTAGTGGCAGCAAGTTTAGATAATATGTCTGCTCTAATGTTCTTCTCTCTATGCACATGTAATATGATGAATGTGTCAAATTTTGAAATGAGATCCTTTGCTATGAGCTAATACCGCTCTAGTAAGGGATCTTTCACCTGAAATTCTCCTCGAATTTGTTAGACCACCAAAAGGGAATCACAATGTACTGTCAAGCTATGTACTTGGAGGTTGAGGGCGAGCTTGAGTCCTGCTATGAGTGCTTCATACTCGGCCTAGTTGTTGTTTGCCGAGAAGTGGAATTGGAAGGATTGTTCGGCCATTACTGAGTCTTCCTCTTTCAGGACTACCCCGGCCCCGCTTCTTTCTCGGCTTGATGCCCCATCAATGTGTAACTTCCAGGTCTTGTTGTAGTGGTGCTCGCCAGCTGTGAGTTCAGAGACGAAGTCTGCAAGGATTTGTGCCTTCAGGGCTGGCCTTGATTGGAACTGAATATCGAACTCAGAGAGCTCGATGGACCATTTGGTTAGTCGTCCAGCCAGTTCTGGTTTTGTTAGTATTTGCCTTAATGGTTGGTTCGTTCTTACAATTATTATGTGACTCTGGAAATAGTGCCTGAGTCTTTTTGCTGTTGTCACTAGTGTTAAAGCCAGCTGTTCTATTCTCGGATACCTTTGTTCCGTTGGTTGCATGACTCTGCTGACGAAGTATACTGGCTTTTGTATTTTTCCTGTCTCAAGGACAAGAGCCGAGCTTATAGAATAATTTGAAGCGGATAAATACAAGTATAAAGGTTTACTAACTTCTGGTCTTTGTAACACCGGTGGCGATGATAAGATAGCTTTGAGCTCGATGAATGCCATTTTGCATTCTTTTGTCCATTCGAATTTCTTATTCTTCGATATTGTCCGGAAGAAGTGGTATGATCGACTTGATACTGCTGGCAAGAACCGTGATAGAGCAGCTACTCTTCCTGTTAATTATTGTACCTCTTTCATTGTTTTAGGGCTCGCCATGTTAAGTATTGCGTCACATTTTTCAGGGTTTGCTTCGATTCCCCGTGAAGTCAGCATAAATCTGAGGAACTTGCCTCCTTGTACCCCAAATGCACATTTTtccgggttaagtctcatgttgtttGCTCGGATCTGCTTGAATATTTCCCTAAGGTCTTCACAGTGGGATCTTCCTGGGGTGGTCTTGGCGACCATATCGTCCACATAGATTTCCATATTCTGACCTATCTGGTGGCGGAATATCTTGTCCATTAGTCGTTGGTATGTTGCACCTGCATTCTTTAGACCAAATGGCATTACtttgtaacaaaaattttcATGTTCAGTTATAAAGGCTATTTTGCTTTGGTCCTCTGAATGCATGAGGATCTGGTTGTAAccagagtatgcatccatgaagcttAAGCTTTCGAAACCTGATGCATTATCTTCGAGCTTGTCAATGCATGGTAAAAGGTAGGCGTCTTTAGGACATGCCTTGTTCAGATCTGTAAAATCGACGCACATGCGCCATTTACCTGAATTTTTCCTTACCATAACCAAATTTGATAGCCATGTGATGAAGCAGATCTCTTTGATGAAGTCGGCACTGTGGAGTTTTCTTGTTTCTTCTAGAGCCGCCTTTGACTTTTCTGCTCCGAGATTCCTTTTCTTTTGAGATATAGGTCAGATTGTTCTGTTAGTGGCGAGCCTGTGGCAAATGATTGTTGGGTCTATACCTGGCATGTCTGCCGGGGTCCAGGCGAATAGATCGGCGTTGGCTTGTAATACCTTTATGAGTTCCGATCTTTCTTGTCCTTGGAGTGCTTGGCCGATGTATGTGACCTGTTTCGGTGTTGACGTCAGTGGAACTTTCTGGAGCTCATCTGCTGGTTTAGGCCTTTTTTGGGTGTCCCCTCGAGGGTCAAGCTCGGCTAGGGACAATACCTCGTTTGTGCTATGAATTGTTTTGACTTCTTGTTGATATTTCTGTCCTgtgtccgacctctttaggCTTGCATTGTAGTATTGCCGAGCTTGTTGGCGGTCTGAGTGGAGTGTCGCTATCTTGCCGTCTTGTGCCAGAAACTTAACACATAGATGCAAAGTGAATATTACTACCTTGAACATGTTCAAAGCAGGTCTTCCGAGAATAATATTATAAGGACTGGGGCAGTCAACTATAAGATATTGTATGTCAATGGTTCGTGATAATGAGGCGTCTCCCATCATCGTCTTTAGCCATATGTAACCTTTAATCGGAACCCTTTCTCCAGAGAATCCAACTAGTTCTCCGGATGAGGGTTGCATGAGTTTTTCAgatattttcatttttagaaAAGTAGAGTAAAAAAGGACATCTGCACTACTACCTGGGTCCAAAAGGACTTTTCTTACCAATAGTTCGCCTGTTTGGATGGAGGTTACCACTGGATCGTCTAAGTTCGGAGTGGCCGAGGATATATCTGCCTGAATGAAAGTGATTTTGAGGTCAGATGTATCTTTGTCGCTTTGTGGTACTGTTCCTTCGATTGCTAGCATCACGCGGTAGCTTTGTTTTCGCGCCGAGGTTGTTTTACCTCCCCCGGCAAATCCTCCggatatgcagtttatgatccCCTTTGATGGAGTATTGTTTGACCATTTATTGTCTTCCTTACTTCCCGAGGTTTGTTGGCGTTCTTCTCGGTCCCAACCATTTTCTTTATGCTTTCTCCCTTCGATGTATTTATCCAGGAGGCCTTGCCGAGCTAATCTCTGTAACAAGTCTTTTGCTATCACGCACTCGTCAGTTGTATGTCCGTACTTTTGGTGAAAGGCACAGTGTTTGCTTTTGTCCACAAATTATTGATCCTAGTAGCTCCCGCTCTTGCTGGAGGTTTTATGATTTTAGCGTTGAGTATCTCTTTAATTATCTTTTCCCTTTTTGTGTTGAATATGGTGTAATTGTCGAATTTTGGGGTGAGCTTGAATGGCTTCCTAGAGTCTTTGTTATTCGTCGACCTTGTGGTCCTGTCTTCGTCCCTCCTAGGTTGCTTTCTTTCTGTTCTTTCGGCTTCACGGAGCTCTTCTATCTCCATCTGTCCGGTCGCCCTTTCTCGAAATTCCTCTAATGTCTTCGGCTTGGTGACCGTGATCGTTTCCCGAAACTTTCTGGGTCGGAGGCCGGCCTTAAGAGCGTGTAGGTGGACAACAGGGTCCAGATCTGGTATCTCCGTGGTTGCTTCTGCAAATCTGGTCATGTAGTCTTTCAAGCTTTCTTGTGGACCTTGGCGGATGGTACCGAGGTAATCTGATCCGTGCAGCTGCGAAGTAGTCAATGAAGGACTTCGCCAGCTCTTCGAATGAAGAGATTGACCCTTCAGGTAATTTAGAAAACCAAAGTAGAGCAACGCCGTCAAGGTAAGTAGGGAAAGCTCTGCAAAGCACAGGCTCATTGTTAGGGCCGTTAAAAAACATCATGGactgaaattttttaatatgagCTCGGGGGTCACCAATCCCCTTATATGGCTCGAGCGAGGAGGGCAGTGGAAAATTCTTTCGCATCTGGTAGTTGGTGATTTTCTCGGAGAACGGGTTGTCTAAGGTCAGCTTTTTCTTTGGCGGGTTGACACTTAATAGGTCTGCGTTGCCTTGGGCTGGGCCTTTAGAACTACCTTCCTCACGTTTACTGGCACTGTTTTGGGTGGACAGTTCAGGAAGTCCTCGAACTTTTGCTTGTAGCTCGGCCATATGGGCCATAAGTTCGGCTTGAGTGAGCTGGTGAACTCCGTTATCGGCCATATTGGAAGGTTGAGAAATCCTGCGCAAAAGAGAAACACAAAGTGCAATATAGGAGAAATAGTGGAGTTAGATTAACTTTTGGGCCCTACGGTGGGTGCCAGATGTTCCGTTCTGGTTGACCAAGGTGTACGTCTCCTTCACCGACTACTGCTTGCCTCTGAGGACAACTATAAGTCGTTCGAGAGGAGAGGTGTAAGGGACCTCGACAATGTGAAACACGGAGGCGGGAGCACCTGTAAAAAGCACTCCAACGCTCAAGTAAGTATATAAGTAAAGAGagataataattataaatcaaaatGAGTTGTGTAACCTGAGTCTTTGTGTGTTTACTCGGTTCTATTTTATAGACGGGTGAGGTGGTATCTTTCCTTTGTTTGTTCCAATCTTGTGGGTTGGATGGAGTGTGTTGTTGCTGATTGTAATCGTTTAGAGATGACGTCTGTGCTTAGTCATGTGTGACTTGTATGTTTGGTTTGTTTGTGTCCGGATTATATGGTCGGTTTTAAGTGTGGCTTCGGTTCCGAGTATGATGGGATACACGTCAAGTTGAATAAATGTAGGTTTATCCTCTTTCAGGTAATTTTGTagcattatgtattttttcttcttctttatttgctttttttttattcttgtttagagagtaaaacaagaagaaacttgagaaggtaaaacaacaaagaaaagatgaataagaaaaaaaagaagatgatgataaaaaagaagaagaagaaaaagcagcagcagcaatagaagatgaggaggaacaaaaagaaattaattatgtaaaacttatcaaaataaaaatacaaaaaaatttatatcaaatatacataaatttctttgtttttataCCGAATTTTTGCTACAAAAGTACAAACATGCCTTCtttaatgctgcatttttttttgtttcttttagtTGATTGAATGTAggtttattgtttttatttttgttaagagagcaaaacaacaaaaaacttgagaagataaaacaagaaggaaaagattaataagtaaaaaaagaagataatgatgatgaaaaagaagaagaataacaCTTTAGTACTACAATATCTCATTAGCAAGTTAATGTGCAGGAATAATCAGAAAAATTGTGTGCTTTTTAGTCAGATTGTAGATAATATTCTCCCTCACCTTGAAGAAGAAAGGGTTGAACCCCTCGTGCtaagttttgaattatgcaaaacTTATTAGAATAAGAATACACTGAAATTTCATAATAAATACACATAAATTTCTTAGTTTTTACACTGAAAGTCTTTAATGATTGCGATACGGAAACTCAGTTCGAAAATAAGCACACAAACCATACTAAATCATGAACAAAATACATCCAAATTAATTTTGGATCAGACAACGTCATTAATATGACAAAAGTTCAACGATAACGATAATAATAATGACGATAATGATATAGAAGATGACGTTGACGATGACGATGACGATAACAATGATGACGATGGCGATATAATGATAACATGCTGATGATGATGGAGAAAGAAGAGGAGGAAAACGAATGAAAAGAAGAAATCAAATGAaaaaaggaagaggagaaggagaaggtagtgatggtggtggtgacGACGATAAtgtaaaaaaagagaaaaaaagagaagaaaaaactGAAATGTtaatagaaagaagaaaaagaaaaagatgaagaggaggaggaaaaggagaaggaaacataagaaaaaagaggagaggaggagaagaaaacgGAGGAGAAAGAGACGCGTGATTTGAAAAGTGGTTATAACAATTTGGTTAGACTTAATTAAGTATTTTGCTTGAATATAAAGCtttattcatttttaatatCCAAAGTAAATATTTGTCAAtttgttatttaattatttttaaccaagctttatgttttttatatacaatatttatttatttatttatttatttatttatttattctttcgCTTTCTCTTGTCGGCAAGACTGAATTCATCTACagtttatgaaaaaatatcATATCCTAATACCAGGTTAAGAACCACAGGTCTCGACATATTTCGGGGATCAACGAGGCTTGGCTATCATTGGATGTAAAATAGGAGCCAATCACATGATTCACACAAGCATGTAGGTTTTCTCTGTTATTGTTTTTTATGAAACTCAGAATACCGTGCCTACAAGCATGATTTGAAACCATGCTGGTTCAGGAAAAGCATGAtactaaatatatatacatgACCATGCAGAACAAACTAAGGCTGAATATAGATTCCAAGTTTTCACTAATATATATACCTCCACGTTCTCTAGAAaatgtctcttttttttttatctttttttgaaATAAGCTCTTCAGCAAAATGCCCATGAGGGCCTCTACTTCCAATTCAAAGGGCTGATCTGATATGAATCATCATTCATCGTCTCACGTTTATTTGAAACACTCTGTTATACCAAATTGAATGGAGTGTCATGTGGAATAGGTCATACTTCAAGGGCTTTGTATGCCACAAAAAATGTTTCTGAACCCTTCTGATCCCAAGTTGCAATTTGACATACTTTTCTTCAGGAACTGAAACAAGTATGTTCTTCAAGTTTGGAATGTCTTTCTCTGCAAGGATTAATGAGAATGCATCCCAATCTAAAACCTCAAAAAAAGGTGGCACAAAGTTGTCTGATATAATGACAGGCACACACTCATAGAATATGGCCTCAACCACACGGGGACTGTTGACCTCATACCCCTTTGGGCATATGCAGTATTTGCTGCTCTTCATGTGCTGAATGTAACTCATCTTGCTGGCAACACCGTGTGGCATTGGGCCGAATATCTTCATGTCAGGGTCTTTGTCCTTCCAGTGCTTTAGCAGTATTTGGCGCAAATAACCGTGCATGTTTCCGGCGTAGAATGCAAGAATGTGCCTTTCTTGAGGAGGCTTTCCTCCAAGATCTCTCTGAGGATTTTTAACTGATCGGACATAAGTTTCCGGAAGAGCAACGTCCCTTCCTATTTTGAAGCCTTGAGTTACATCAGAATTGCAGAGGGCTTTTATGCAGTATTCCATGTGGTGCCTTGTTTCATATGGAGCCTGCAATTTTCACTTGTAAAATTTATCATCCAAGTAAGTAGTATTATGCATATAGTTAATAGGACCTACTTGGAGTGGACATGTTTCATCAAGAAAACAAAGAGACATCAAATCCTTATGTCATTATAGATATCTGGGAAGTTGgaacattattttttatttttaaatttcataaCATAGCTGGAATtatggaaaaagaagaaggaaagaagagcACATAACATACCCAATCATGGCAAGCAACAAGAAAATGGTCAGCACCACCAGTTCTGTTAAAGTAACGATATTTTGCAGAAATGTTATCCGTATAATCCTTCAAGAACCTTCGAAGATTTGTCCGATTATGCGAGTTGCGTACATAAAGGGAGAACTCTAACATTCGCGCACTAAATGGCATATAAAACAGGTGTGCCTTTGCAGGATCCTTCACAACAAATTGCTTATTTTCCTCCATCAGTTTCATAAACCAGCCTTCAGCAGCATATAGTCCCTTAAGAATAGGTTGATGAAAGATGGGCTTGTTTCCATCCTTGTATATGTAAACCTTAAGTGTGCGTTCCATGAGTTCATAGCTCCTGCCAATGCAAggatttaaaaagaaaaaaaaatcaaatgatCTTGACTTTGGTCAATGTGGCAAACACAGAACAACAAAAGTCCATGGAGGAGCAAATAAGTGAAATCTAATGTCATATTCTAACGAAGCATTAAGATGTTCCTATCAAATAATTCATAGGGAGTTAAGAACTTCATAGCCAACCAAGAAGTTAATATTCTTTTCATCAATCTTGCTCATGTGAACATATTTTCTTTAACATCTTTAAGCTTGCCTTTTGAACATAGAAACATTGCGAAAGAGAGGAGCATAAAGCTCTTTGTCCTGTGTTACTATCGGAGCATGCTCAATCTCGAACCTTGCAGCAAGGACTTCCAGGTCAAGTTTGGAAGACCACCGTGGTTTCTGCAATCAAACATAGAATATAAAGATCAAAGTAACTATAACTTGTCCAAGTAGCTACTTCACAGTTGAAACTTGACAGAGGATTCAATACCATTGCACGAGATTTAGCACGGCGGCGTATTAGTATACGGTTCATCTCCTGTATTAATGTTCTTGATTTGGGCGGCATGTTGCACCTCATCTTCTTTGTCCTAGGAATATTTGCTGCAGTACTATTATCCGAAGCAAACAAATCATTTCTTGGGCGAGAATTTTCAAGAAAGGTCAGATTACCATATGAAGGTGTACTGTCTGAGCTATccattttttcatttttcagcAATTGAGAAACTGTAGATATTCCCCCTTTTGACTCCAAAATTTGCTTCACTGGAAAACCATTCTTACTGTTCTTGGTCAAAACTGCTATGGACCTTTTATTGGAACCTACACTGACCAACTCCAGGCTGTAATTCTTAACTTCACCCTTCTTATCAGGAAAACTCTGAACATTATTTGTATCTGCCCTAAGTTCAAAAACACCACCGTTGTTGCTGATCTCAGAGACTAGATCACTAACATTATCATGTACATGAGCATAGTTTTCTGGCCCTAAAGACCAAGGAGAGTTTCCATTTCCATATGGAACAAGTATTGACTGAAACAGTAAGAAATTAACAGCCATTGTTCCCAACAGAAAGAGAAATCTCCGGTTTCCCATATTACATAATTCTACTGCATAAATTGCCCGAATCGCTGAATTTTAAACACGAAGCTTGAAAGAGATTGAAGGATCCTAAACAAAATGGAACACTTAGATAATTAGAGAGATTACAAGCAGGCCAGAAAATTCTTGTGATTCAAATAAAGTAAATAAGAAATAACTAAAATGGGACAAAGAAATCGTGATTTGACACGTACCTCAGTGCAGTTAATGAGCTATACTTGAAGTTGAAGCTTCCTCTGTTTTTCTACATCTTCAACTTTCTGAGAAGCCAAACACAGCAGAGATCCCCCTCAAGCAAACGAGATTAAAGTTACAGACCTTTCAAGAACCCCTGTCAGCATTTTtagtttcttatttttattttataataatcaTTCATTAACTTGTGCATGTTACTGAGCTCTTGTACGTTGTGACGCCACTTTTcaacaattttgttttcttttgatCTGCTTCCTTCTTCTCGAAAAGCTTTCACTTCACAATTGTCAGGTTTCAGCTCTAAATTCTGAAAGTAGTAATAAAAAGTGAATTCTAGGGAGCGATGGAAGCAGCTAGCAGAGGCTCCTCTTTCATTGATAGGGGACCCCACCAATAATACGGCGTCATATTCTGTGTTAATCAAGATTAGGATAACGTTTAGTATGCTCGTATTTTATGAGATACCATGTTgataaaataaagtttagataTTAATATTTGGAGAATGTAGGACCATTAATTTTAGTAGAAGAAAATAATACTGGGAAGATACCAAATGGTATGGGGTCTAAGGCCGTTCatggtttatttatttatgatgaCTACGGTGAAGAAGGacgctttttatttttaaaaaaaaaatgttagaggctatcaaataaatttttgataGTTTTTAGTTATTAATGTTTAAAAGTATGAAATAAAGTATATTATTTAGATTagtagattaaaaaaaataaatttataattaaataatgacaaaaaataataaattttgataactcataatatttttctatttttaatataattatgaGATAAGTGTAATATTGCAAAATGAGATTTTGAAGGTGTAATCCACCCGTTTACAATGAATTCGTTATATACGAGTTACGTTTTAACTGAAATAGTTAATAACAAGTTCAttgaaagagagagagaggttagGAAATCGGTGGATCAATGATCAATAATTGGGAGCGTCTGAAGAAATTAGTACTGCTGATTTGATAGAGGGTGCATATATAACGCATGTAAGAAGTGATAAGTCTCTTCACTCATAATACACTTATTGCGGCCTGGCCCAAATAGATTGCAGGCCGACCCGACCCATAAACCACCCGACCAGAACGGTCGAGTGCGAGTCGCTTAACCACCGATCCGGGCACGCATTTTTGGCAGCTCATCACTACAGCTGTATAAGGAAGTTTCGAGGAAGGTGGGTCTTCTCTTGCAGGGACCCATTTCTGACAcagtatatatagggagggtcTTACCCCTCCCCCAAGGTACGACACACATCACTTTATCCCTTTTGCGCCTGCACACTCAActgactagagcgtcggagtATCTTTGCAGGTGACAACCCTCCATACGAAGAGCTCAGGACGTCGGCTACTCCAGCTTCACCCTCGCGACTCGGTTCCAGGCCACACCCCACCTATCAACCCGAGGATCCCTCCGAACCATCCGGTACCCGACAtaccgaacattggcgccgtctgtggggaccgAACGTAAATGGACGTCGTAGCAAGTGCTGCGGACCTGGGCGACAGGGCCAACCCGAGGGGCAGCCTCCGTGGCCTCCTCCCGGGGACGCACAAGGTCCCCTCCTCGACGACCCGAGCCACCTTCACGAGCCCAAGAAAGACGCCCTTTGGAGGAACTGACGGTGATAGCGCCAGCTGGCAGATCAGGAGCACCGTCAACAAACTTTCGATCCCAACTATTCCCCGTCTCCCGAGAGCCGGGGAAGAACCTCTCACAGAAGCCACTCCCAGCGCACTCCCATCCCAAGATCAGAATCTGAAAGTAGCCAGGAAGACCAGGAACACCCGAGAAGACGGCATGACCCCTTCATCTACGCCCGACGTAGAGGGACTCGCGCCGCGGGGCGAGATCGGGAAGACGACGAAGAAAGAACGAGGAGAGCGTGACGACCTGTGATCATGGGAGCaacccctttccaccattccaTCCTCGAGGTCCGCCTACCAAAGCACTTTGATAAGCCGACAGACATGAGGTATAATGGAACTCAAGACCCACAGGAACATCTGACGGCCTTTGAGGCCAGGATGAACCTGGAGGGAGTTGGAGACGAGGTGAGGTGCCGCGCTTTCCCGATCACCTTGGCGGGACCTGCGATACGGTGATTCAACAGCCTCCCACAGGGTTCGGTGGCCAGGTTTTTGGACATCAGCCGTGCTTTCCTGGCCCAATTTACAACCAGAATTACAAAGGCAAAACACCCGATCAATTTGCTCGGGGTGACTCAGAGGTCCGGCGAGCCGACCAGGAAATATCTAGACCGGTTCAACGATGAGTGCCTGGAGATCGATGGGCTAACTTACTCGGTAGCCAGTTTGTGTCTGACGAACGGACTTCTGAATGAGGATTTCAGAAAGCATCTTACCACGAAGCCAGTGTGGATGATGCAGGACATCCAAAGCGTAGCCAGAGAATACATTAACGATGAGGAAGTCAGTCAAGTCGTGGCTGCCAACAAGCGGCAGCCCTCCTATAATCAACCCCGGCAGCACGGCAGCGGAGAAATGCAGAAGGAACACGCCAGAGACGGCGGTCCGAGCAAGACACCTAGGCCGTTTCCTCGAGTCAGGAAGCTCACCAATTACACTCCCCTCACCATCCCTATCATAGAAGTTTATCAACAGATAGCCAAGAAGGGAATCTTGTCGAAGCCCCGACCTCTAAAGGACCGAACCGGGGGAACAAGAGCCTCTATTGTGATTATCATAAGGGCTATGGACATAAGACACAGGACTGCTTCGATCTCAAGGATGCGCTGGAACAAACAATCCGGGACAGAAAACTAGCCGAATTCTCCCACCTCATCAGGGAGCTGAGGAGACGAAATCACGACCACGAGGGAGAGGACAAGACCCGCGTAGTGAAGCGACGTCAAGAGCCGAAGAACAACGAACACGGCCTTACCATAGTGAACGTGGTAACAGCAAGAAACGCGGCCCCGAGGTCGAAGTCGGCACACAAGAAAGACGCCAAAGTCCTGGCAATTTCTTCGTCTTCCGCGCAAAGCTCCAAAAGGCTTCCGTCTATTTCGTTCGGTCCGAAAGACCAATGGTTCGATGAGATCACAGAAAACcctcccatggtcatcacggccagagtgggaaccggcCTCATCAAGTGGATCCTTGTAGATACTGGGGCGGACTCGAATATTATGTTCCACAACGTATTCGAT is a window from the Arachis stenosperma cultivar V10309 chromosome 3, arast.V10309.gnm1.PFL2, whole genome shotgun sequence genome containing:
- the LOC130970073 gene encoding probable glycosyltransferase At3g07620, coding for MGNRRFLFLLGTMAVNFLLFQSILVPYGNGNSPWSLGPENYAHVHDNVSDLVSEISNNGGVFELRADTNNVQSFPDKKGEVKNYSLELVSVGSNKRSIAVLTKNSKNGFPVKQILESKGGISTVSQLLKNEKMDSSDSTPSYGNLTFLENSRPRNDLFASDNSTAANIPRTKKMRCNMPPKSRTLIQEMNRILIRRRAKSRAMKPRWSSKLDLEVLAARFEIEHAPIVTQDKELYAPLFRNVSMFKRSYELMERTLKVYIYKDGNKPIFHQPILKGLYAAEGWFMKLMEENKQFVVKDPAKAHLFYMPFSARMLEFSLYVRNSHNRTNLRRFLKDYTDNISAKYRYFNRTGGADHFLVACHDWAPYETRHHMEYCIKALCNSDVTQGFKIGRDVALPETYVRSVKNPQRDLGGKPPQERHILAFYAGNMHGYLRQILLKHWKDKDPDMKIFGPMPHGVASKMSYIQHMKSSKYCICPKGYEVNSPRVVEAIFYECVPVIISDNFVPPFFEVLDWDAFSLILAEKDIPNLKNILVSVPEEKYVKLQLGIRRVQKHFLWHTKPLKYDLFHMTLHSIWYNRVFQINVRR